Proteins co-encoded in one endosymbiont 'TC1' of Trimyema compressum genomic window:
- the proC gene encoding pyrroline-5-carboxylate reductase, which yields MMKIGFIGGGNMAEAIITGMVKESFLPSEIYVSEIKKDRLSYLQNKFNINSAGEDFFETVELVILAVKSQVLFDLMEDIKDDINEKHLVVSIVAGIPSEKICKKLSTGHVIRAMPNTPSLIGKGVTVLCQSSDEISDERIAAVEKIFSSVGCYKWIEEDCFDAVSAISGSGPAYVYRFIEAMTDSAVALGVPRELAQSLVIDTIIGGSAMVKETGEHPRVLSDKVTSPGGTTIQGLQAMEKSGFSTAVDEGVKKAYGRSIDLSRGGE from the coding sequence ATGATGAAAATTGGCTTTATTGGCGGCGGTAATATGGCTGAAGCTATAATAACAGGTATGGTAAAAGAATCTTTTCTACCATCTGAAATATACGTATCTGAAATTAAAAAAGATAGATTAAGCTATTTGCAAAATAAGTTTAATATAAATTCAGCCGGAGAAGATTTTTTTGAAACGGTAGAACTTGTTATTTTGGCAGTTAAATCACAAGTATTGTTTGATTTAATGGAAGATATAAAAGATGACATTAATGAAAAACACTTAGTTGTCTCAATTGTTGCAGGTATTCCTTCAGAGAAAATCTGTAAAAAATTATCTACTGGACACGTCATTAGAGCAATGCCTAATACTCCTAGCTTAATAGGTAAAGGCGTTACTGTTTTATGTCAAAGCTCTGACGAAATAAGCGATGAAAGAATAGCGGCTGTAGAGAAAATATTTAGTTCTGTTGGGTGTTATAAATGGATTGAGGAAGATTGTTTTGATGCAGTATCAGCTATTAGTGGCAGTGGACCAGCATATGTTTATCGTTTTATTGAGGCTATGACGGATAGTGCTGTTGCTTTAGGTGTGCCAAGAGAATTAGCTCAATCTTTAGTTATCGATACAATTATAGGTGGAAGTGCAATGGTTAAAGAAACTGGTGAACATCCAAGAGTGCTTTCAGATAAGGTCACTTCACCTGGTGGAACGACTATTCAAGGTCTGCAAGCAATGGAAAAGTCAGGTTTTTCAACTGCAGTAGATGAAGGCGTTAAAAAGGCCTATGGGCGTTCAATTGATCTTTCACGTGGAGGAGAATAG
- the murC gene encoding UDP-N-acetylmuramate--L-alanine ligase, with product MKNIHFIGIGGTGMSGLANICLEKGCHVTGSDLKESDTVKYLENKGAVITIGHNGDLLPKTSEVVVYSTAVKKDNPEIKAANQSGILIWHRSELLKWLTEEKTTYGIAGAHGKTTTTTMVAEIFNKAETHPTVAAGGKLIFHGANGIYDSEGEILIAELDESDGSFLKMKVDSAIITNIDDDHLDYYRTKEKIIEAFKEFIGNVKSNIIINGEDETLRVLVKDKDNVITFGFENCDYTIEDINVQNYRNTGKVYYKGEYIGTINIPLPGVHNLQNALGALVLARLKGIPDEVIFKSLDTFQGVGRRFEVVGQKNGITIVDDYAHHPNEIDALLTGAKSFGYKRVIAVFQPHRYTRTNQLFDEFVAVLKNADLVIVSPIYSAGETPIEGISSEKLVESIGSSGVYKENFSETVQYLIENAMAEDLILTIGAGDICDVGRLSLSAL from the coding sequence ATGAAAAACATACATTTTATAGGAATAGGTGGAACCGGCATGAGTGGACTAGCCAATATTTGTTTGGAAAAAGGTTGTCATGTTACTGGGTCTGATTTAAAAGAATCCGATACTGTGAAATATTTGGAAAATAAAGGGGCTGTTATAACAATAGGACATAATGGGGATTTATTGCCTAAAACATCTGAAGTTGTCGTTTATTCAACAGCCGTTAAAAAAGACAACCCAGAAATAAAGGCTGCAAATCAATCAGGTATACTTATTTGGCATCGCAGTGAGCTTTTAAAATGGTTAACGGAAGAAAAGACTACTTATGGTATTGCAGGAGCCCATGGCAAAACGACTACTACAACTATGGTTGCTGAAATTTTTAATAAGGCAGAAACCCATCCAACAGTGGCAGCAGGTGGCAAGTTGATTTTTCATGGTGCCAATGGAATCTATGATTCAGAAGGGGAAATTTTAATTGCAGAGCTAGATGAAAGTGATGGTTCATTTTTAAAGATGAAAGTAGATTCTGCCATTATTACAAATATTGATGATGATCATTTAGATTACTATAGAACTAAGGAAAAAATTATTGAAGCATTTAAAGAGTTTATTGGGAATGTTAAAAGTAATATAATTATTAATGGGGAAGATGAAACACTAAGAGTTTTAGTTAAAGATAAGGACAATGTAATTACTTTTGGTTTTGAAAATTGTGATTATACCATAGAGGATATTAATGTTCAGAACTATAGAAATACTGGGAAGGTATACTATAAAGGAGAATATATTGGCACAATAAATATACCATTACCAGGCGTTCATAATTTACAAAATGCTCTAGGCGCTTTAGTTTTGGCTAGACTTAAAGGGATACCAGATGAGGTAATATTTAAGAGTTTAGATACATTCCAGGGCGTAGGGAGACGATTTGAAGTAGTTGGACAAAAAAATGGGATAACCATTGTTGATGACTATGCTCATCACCCTAATGAAATTGATGCCTTATTAACAGGAGCTAAATCATTTGGCTACAAGCGAGTAATTGCAGTATTTCAGCCACATCGTTATACAAGAACTAATCAATTATTTGATGAATTTGTAGCTGTACTTAAAAATGCAGATTTAGTTATTGTCAGTCCAATATACAGTGCTGGTGAAACGCCTATAGAAGGTATTTCTAGTGAAAAGCTAGTTGAATCTATTGGCTCTAGTGGCGTATACAAAGAAAACTTTTCTGAAACTGTTCAGTATTTAATAGAGAATGCAATGGCCGAAGATTTAATTTTAACAATAGGCGCTGGAGATATTTGCGATGTAGGTAGATTGTCTTTATCAGCACTTTAG
- a CDS encoding YlmH/Sll1252 family protein, translating to MSFDFFKDFYQKENLENQINILKIISINGRLEHRAVLGSLLGLGVVREKIGDISISKDGMEGKVAVDKHLTPFFLNEWRQVGSEKIELETTEDISIYPRQLEEKLIIVSSYRLDSFVSKSFNLSRGDSQHYIDTGKVKLNYRLTEKSDCIIAVNDLISCRGKG from the coding sequence ATGTCGTTTGATTTTTTTAAGGATTTTTATCAAAAAGAAAATCTTGAGAATCAAATTAATATACTTAAAATAATAAGTATAAATGGGAGATTAGAACATCGTGCTGTTTTAGGTTCTCTTTTAGGACTTGGCGTTGTTAGGGAAAAGATTGGAGATATTTCTATATCTAAAGATGGAATGGAAGGCAAAGTAGCTGTTGACAAGCATTTGACTCCATTCTTTCTTAATGAGTGGCGTCAAGTTGGCTCTGAAAAAATCGAATTAGAAACAACAGAGGATATTTCAATTTATCCAAGGCAATTAGAAGAGAAATTAATAATAGTATCTTCTTATCGACTGGATAGTTTTGTTAGTAAGTCATTTAATTTGTCTAGAGGAGATAGCCAACATTATATTGATACAGGAAAAGTAAAATTAAATTATCGTTTAACTGAAAAGTCAGATTGTATTATCGCTGTAAATGATTTAATTTCCTGTAGAGGAAAAGGATGA
- the nrdR gene encoding transcriptional regulator NrdR, with amino-acid sequence MRCVFCGSLDSKVLDSRPADDGYAIRRRRECIECKKRFTTYEKIEQMPLVVVKKNGERDLFDREKLVKGLLKACEKTNVSYDTIETIVAEIERDLLSGTEKEISSQLIGEKVMDALQSVDPVAYVRFASVYREFKDVETFMNEIETLLKNTKNDSINSRSI; translated from the coding sequence ATGCGCTGTGTATTTTGTGGTAGTTTAGATTCAAAAGTTTTAGATTCAAGACCTGCTGATGATGGTTATGCTATTCGCAGGAGACGTGAATGTATTGAGTGTAAAAAAAGATTTACGACTTATGAAAAAATTGAGCAAATGCCTTTAGTTGTTGTTAAAAAAAATGGCGAAAGGGATTTATTTGATCGAGAAAAATTAGTAAAGGGCTTATTAAAGGCTTGTGAAAAAACCAATGTTTCTTATGATACTATTGAGACTATTGTAGCAGAAATCGAAAGAGATTTATTAAGTGGAACAGAAAAAGAAATTTCCAGTCAATTAATTGGCGAAAAAGTAATGGATGCGCTACAATCAGTGGACCCTGTAGCTTATGTTCGTTTTGCTTCAGTTTACAGGGAGTTTAAGGATGTTGAAACTTTTATGAATGAAATAGAGACGCTGCTTAAAAACACAAAAAATGATTCTATTAATAGCCGCTCTATTTGA
- a CDS encoding cell division protein SepF, producing MIKRIKDYFGKEEDYDEDEYEEEDTYEDDSYDEYERFNGADDEDKEESLSMIDESFSLSSVVSKKCEVLMVSPDTFNDALKIANDLKKNKIIILNLEDVEFEEGRKIVDFLSGTIYALGGSVNKISGKIILFTPIFVGVQNTISLRKKDKGMDVPNFRRS from the coding sequence ATGATTAAAAGAATCAAGGATTATTTTGGTAAAGAAGAAGATTATGATGAAGATGAATATGAAGAAGAGGATACATACGAAGATGACAGCTATGATGAGTATGAAAGATTTAATGGTGCTGATGATGAAGATAAAGAGGAGAGTTTAAGTATGATAGATGAATCATTTTCACTATCTTCAGTAGTGAGTAAAAAATGCGAGGTGTTAATGGTATCACCGGATACTTTTAATGATGCTTTGAAAATTGCTAATGATTTGAAAAAGAATAAAATAATTATATTAAATTTAGAAGATGTTGAATTTGAAGAAGGCAGAAAAATTGTCGATTTTCTAAGTGGTACAATTTATGCTTTAGGTGGGTCTGTAAATAAAATAAGTGGAAAAATTATTTTGTTTACACCAATTTTTGTTGGCGTACAAAATACGATTTCTCTTAGAAAAAAAGATAAGGGAATGGATGTTCCTAATTTTAGAAGAAGCTGA
- the murB gene encoding UDP-N-acetylmuramate dehydrogenase, with protein sequence MDWISILEKTYKEPFTRDYKMASLTTWKIGGISAVVALPETINGLVTLINFATKNIIPYYILGRGSNVLVGDNYFNGIIIYLGKNFSSIFTKGNEIEAYAGVTLNQIGVLAKKSAFKNAEFLRGIPGSLGGALITNAEAYKIAISDFVESVRVFENGVFKDYNQSMCDFSYRHSIFEKKDNFCIVKATLVFEKGDIETINQNYKNTIEFRKTKQPKYPNGGSIFKNPKNGPAAGYLIDQLKLKGLDKGDAVISEVHGNFILNKNKAKAADVLYLIEKIKNQVMKAYNIELQLEIKKINC encoded by the coding sequence GTGGATTGGATAAGTATTTTAGAAAAGACTTATAAGGAACCATTTACAAGAGATTATAAGATGGCTTCTTTAACTACTTGGAAAATTGGTGGTATTTCTGCTGTTGTGGCACTTCCAGAAACTATTAATGGCTTAGTTACACTTATTAATTTCGCAACAAAAAATATAATTCCTTACTATATTCTAGGCAGAGGTTCTAATGTATTGGTTGGAGATAATTACTTTAATGGAATAATCATATATTTAGGAAAAAATTTTTCAAGTATTTTTACCAAGGGTAATGAAATTGAGGCTTATGCAGGTGTTACATTAAACCAAATAGGTGTATTGGCAAAAAAATCAGCTTTTAAGAACGCAGAGTTTTTAAGGGGTATTCCTGGCTCATTAGGTGGTGCTTTAATTACAAATGCAGAAGCCTATAAAATTGCTATTTCTGATTTTGTAGAATCTGTAAGAGTATTTGAAAATGGCGTTTTTAAGGATTATAATCAATCGATGTGTGATTTCTCCTATCGTCATTCAATATTTGAAAAAAAAGATAATTTTTGTATTGTAAAGGCAACTCTAGTATTTGAAAAAGGGGATATAGAGACTATTAACCAGAATTATAAAAACACTATTGAGTTTAGAAAAACGAAACAGCCAAAATACCCTAATGGTGGCAGTATTTTTAAAAATCCTAAAAATGGTCCTGCAGCTGGATATTTAATTGATCAGCTGAAGCTAAAAGGACTTGATAAAGGAGATGCAGTTATATCAGAAGTTCATGGCAACTTTATATTAAATAAAAATAAGGCTAAGGCTGCAGATGTATTATATTTAATTGAGAAAATAAAAAATCAAGTTATGAAAGCATATAATATAGAGTTGCAGTTAGAAATAAAAAAAATCAATTGTTAG
- a CDS encoding FtsW/RodA/SpoVE family cell cycle protein, whose protein sequence is MDSNKDPKPVRTRKKYKKKKAFKSFKGNKIPNGMLLLILVSILCIFGLYMVYSASYVGVVSASGELTSPWYYLVRQLRGIVLGVILGYIFFRLPSMNVKAQRIIIGGFFIVSFLLLIYAYAFGEAINGSTRWIQLPFINIQPSELLKIALVLVVASLLSKMKKHIVIFFLLSLIIPAMVAIENLSSGLLMIAAVFVMFAVYGLKKYQIITFTSIIGVFGVLFILFEPYRLGRITNYLTMLVNPLKADYQTKESLYALANGGIAGKGITYSTQKFFYLPEHHTDFIFAIIGEELGFLGEIILMGLFFLMVYFIYQIAIQAKTLFMKYACLGFGTLFAIQIVLNIGVVSGLLPVTGVTLPFLSYGGSSLMTSLMMIGFVLGCSELKRREKNRWGRKRAIT, encoded by the coding sequence ATGGACTCAAATAAAGACCCTAAACCAGTTAGAACACGTAAAAAATATAAAAAAAAGAAAGCTTTCAAATCTTTTAAAGGTAACAAAATACCTAATGGTATGTTGCTACTAATTTTAGTGAGCATCCTTTGTATTTTTGGCTTATATATGGTGTACAGTGCATCTTATGTTGGGGTGGTATCTGCTTCAGGAGAACTAACCTCGCCATGGTATTATTTAGTGAGACAGCTTAGAGGTATTGTGCTAGGAGTCATTCTAGGTTATATATTTTTTAGATTACCAAGTATGAATGTGAAGGCACAGAGAATTATAATTGGTGGTTTTTTTATAGTATCTTTTTTACTATTAATATATGCTTATGCTTTTGGCGAAGCTATTAATGGCTCAACTCGCTGGATACAACTGCCATTTATTAACATACAACCTTCTGAGCTTTTAAAAATAGCATTGGTTTTAGTGGTAGCTTCTTTATTGAGTAAAATGAAAAAGCATATAGTTATTTTCTTTTTGCTCAGTTTAATTATTCCTGCCATGGTTGCTATAGAAAACCTTAGTTCTGGTTTGCTTATGATAGCAGCTGTTTTTGTGATGTTTGCTGTATATGGATTGAAAAAATATCAAATTATTACATTTACTAGTATAATTGGTGTTTTTGGTGTGCTTTTTATATTATTTGAGCCATATCGTTTAGGCAGGATTACTAATTATTTAACAATGCTTGTAAATCCTTTAAAAGCTGATTATCAGACTAAAGAAAGCCTATATGCATTGGCAAATGGGGGAATTGCAGGAAAAGGAATTACCTATAGTACTCAAAAATTCTTTTATTTACCAGAACATCATACTGATTTTATTTTTGCTATAATTGGGGAAGAATTAGGTTTTTTAGGCGAAATAATATTAATGGGATTGTTTTTCTTAATGGTTTATTTCATTTATCAAATTGCGATTCAAGCTAAAACTTTATTTATGAAATATGCATGTCTTGGTTTTGGTACATTATTTGCTATTCAGATTGTATTAAATATTGGTGTTGTTTCAGGCTTACTGCCTGTTACTGGTGTTACATTGCCTTTCTTAAGCTATGGTGGATCATCTTTGATGACTAGCTTAATGATGATTGGATTTGTATTGGGATGTTCAGAGCTAAAAAGGAGAGAAAAAAATAGATGGGGAAGAAAAAGGGCAATAACATAG
- a CDS encoding laccase domain-containing protein — MDGLITNIPGVPLFAFYADCTPIYLVDERKEAIALLHAGWK, encoded by the coding sequence ATAGATGGTTTAATTACCAATATACCAGGTGTTCCTTTATTTGCATTTTATGCTGATTGTACACCAATCTATTTAGTTGATGAAAGAAAAGAAGCTATTGCTCTATTACATGCTGGTTGGAAATGA
- a CDS encoding DivIVA domain-containing protein, with amino-acid sequence MKITPELIETKDFKTSMRGYDKREVDIFLDEIIEEFEVLLKEKQKLREEKDILLNQLAHYKKIENELSETFLKAQESADEIRAQAQADYDAKMKQADAFLMDANSDVTHKMTSLEDKYNLLKIRYIEYRKSIKNDLKKQLEILEQDIIE; translated from the coding sequence ATGAAAATTACGCCAGAGCTTATTGAAACAAAAGATTTTAAAACATCGATGAGAGGTTATGATAAAAGAGAAGTAGATATTTTTTTAGATGAAATTATTGAAGAATTTGAGGTTTTATTAAAAGAAAAGCAGAAGCTAAGGGAGGAAAAAGATATTCTCTTAAATCAGTTAGCACATTATAAGAAAATTGAGAATGAACTCAGTGAAACTTTTCTTAAGGCTCAAGAATCTGCTGATGAAATTAGAGCACAAGCCCAGGCCGATTATGATGCGAAGATGAAGCAAGCTGACGCTTTCTTAATGGATGCAAACTCTGATGTAACCCATAAAATGACCAGCTTAGAAGATAAGTACAACTTATTAAAAATTAGATATATAGAATACAGAAAATCAATTAAAAATGATTTAAAAAAACAACTAGAAATATTGGAACAAGATATAATAGAATAA
- a CDS encoding YggS family pyridoxal phosphate-dependent enzyme codes for MNNYLENNLKEIRENIDAAKKKAGRVDDILLLGVTKTFPVEIIEAGIPLGIRAVGENKAQELVAKYDIVGNRVSWHFIGHLQRNKVKYIIDKVDLIHSVESVSLAKEIGKRALQFGHNQKVLLEINISGEETKFGLKRDDVVSFIEEAKKIPGLQISGLMTMAPHSDDTQLVRGVFKGLRLLKEEIESLKIEGVSMDYLSMGMSHDYELAILEGANIVRIGSLLYGKRDYTK; via the coding sequence ATGAATAATTATTTAGAAAATAATCTTAAAGAAATTAGAGAGAATATAGATGCAGCTAAGAAGAAAGCAGGAAGGGTTGATGACATTTTATTGTTAGGGGTAACTAAAACTTTTCCAGTGGAAATTATTGAGGCTGGAATTCCTTTAGGTATCCGTGCTGTAGGTGAAAATAAAGCACAGGAATTGGTTGCTAAATATGATATTGTTGGCAACAGAGTTTCATGGCATTTTATTGGACATTTACAGAGAAATAAAGTAAAATACATTATTGATAAAGTTGATTTAATTCATTCTGTTGAGTCTGTGTCGTTGGCTAAAGAAATAGGTAAAAGAGCTTTGCAATTTGGTCATAACCAGAAAGTATTATTAGAAATAAATATTTCTGGAGAAGAAACCAAATTTGGTTTAAAAAGAGATGATGTAGTTTCATTTATAGAGGAAGCTAAGAAAATTCCAGGCTTGCAGATTTCGGGGTTAATGACAATGGCCCCACATAGTGATGATACACAATTAGTTAGAGGTGTTTTTAAAGGATTACGACTTCTTAAAGAAGAAATCGAATCACTTAAAATAGAGGGGGTTTCCATGGATTATTTATCTATGGGAATGAGCCACGATTATGAGTTGGCTATATTGGAAGGTGCTAATATTGTAAGAATTGGCTCCTTACTTTATGGCAAAAGAGATTATACTAAATAA
- a CDS encoding cell division protein FtsQ/DivIB — MIALFVLLLIIASAYFAFFSSFFNIKKVEVIGAQTLKQEDIIAIAKIKIDSNLILQNTAEKSAMIKENFSRIQDVSVKRSYPNTMIISVEEKQPLIIGVTLNNFILIDDNGEVIDVMAVDAKPGVSKINAPILSSMIFPVTVTQGQILVETSLRQAIAFVKGVPEDRKHLINEIRVKNGFISIYPTGDFEAIMGDNKNMIKKLNTLETLLKDTEVLDRAIAYMDLSVPDRPIIKEQ, encoded by the coding sequence TTGATTGCCTTATTTGTCTTATTATTAATCATTGCTTCAGCTTATTTTGCATTTTTCTCTAGTTTTTTTAATATTAAAAAAGTGGAGGTAATTGGAGCTCAAACGCTAAAGCAAGAAGATATTATAGCCATAGCCAAAATCAAAATAGACAGTAATCTTATTTTACAAAATACTGCTGAAAAAAGTGCTATGATTAAAGAAAATTTTTCAAGAATTCAGGATGTAAGTGTGAAACGATCCTATCCAAACACAATGATTATTAGTGTAGAGGAGAAGCAACCATTAATTATTGGTGTTACTTTAAATAACTTTATACTGATTGATGATAATGGCGAAGTAATTGATGTTATGGCAGTAGATGCAAAACCTGGTGTTAGTAAAATCAATGCACCTATATTATCCAGTATGATTTTTCCAGTTACAGTTACTCAAGGACAAATTCTAGTGGAGACTTCATTGAGACAAGCAATTGCTTTTGTAAAAGGTGTTCCTGAAGATAGGAAACACTTAATTAATGAAATCCGAGTTAAAAATGGATTTATTTCTATTTATCCAACAGGTGACTTTGAAGCCATAATGGGGGATAATAAAAATATGATCAAGAAGTTAAACACTTTAGAGACTTTACTAAAAGACACTGAGGTGCTAGATAGGGCTATTGCTTATATGGACCTGTCTGTCCCAGATAGACCCATCATTAAAGAGCAATAG
- a CDS encoding laccase domain-containing protein → MESCCYEVGENVLSKIRELNLFKPPFVENRHISLGAINEALLKRADVLNNEVSPYCTSCHNDLFFLIVRKMDRPDDLGLLY, encoded by the coding sequence ATTGAAAGCTGTTGCTACGAGGTCGGTGAAAATGTATTATCTAAAATTAGAGAATTAAATTTATTTAAACCTCCTTTTGTTGAAAATAGGCATATAAGTTTAGGGGCAATTAATGAAGCTCTTTTAAAAAGAGCTGATGTTTTGAATAATGAAGTATCACCTTATTGTACCAGCTGTCATAATGATTTGTTTTTTCTTATCGTAAGGAAAATGGACAGACCGGACGACTTGGGGCTGCTTTATTAG
- a CDS encoding UDP-N-acetylglucosamine--N-acetylmuramyl-(pentapeptide) pyrophosphoryl-undecaprenol N-acetylglucosamine transferase, with product MGKKKGNNIVVTGGKTGGHIYPALAIADILSDDLGANPFYIGAKDGMEAQVLKNESIPFYGLSLGPLVGISFSGKIKNMLKNIGSFFRSFSLLGQIKPRLIIGTGGFVCGPVLAAAFFRRIPIIIHEQNVEPGITNRLLSHIAKEIWMTFNESASFFPKGKKKVLTGMPLRASFQKDSMTKKKAKAHFKFAENDKVLLVTGGSQGSRVINRNIMESYKNIIEILGYKIIHITGPSLYDEVVNQFDETTKNYIKDNKLIVTGYMNDMDIALQAVDIAISRSGASFICELISLSLFSIQVPLKTSAGNHQLKNAKVLEKVGLAKVIEEDELIKDSFYLALTSLQMGEIHTIIKNKVGILYGQSTIEIIRRESEKYLR from the coding sequence ATGGGGAAGAAAAAGGGCAATAACATAGTGGTTACAGGTGGTAAAACAGGTGGTCATATTTACCCTGCTTTAGCAATTGCAGATATATTATCAGATGATTTGGGTGCCAATCCCTTTTATATTGGCGCCAAAGATGGAATGGAAGCTCAAGTTCTTAAAAATGAATCAATACCATTCTATGGGTTATCTTTAGGTCCTTTAGTAGGTATTTCATTTTCGGGAAAAATAAAAAATATGTTAAAGAATATCGGTTCATTTTTTAGAAGTTTTTCTTTATTAGGTCAAATAAAGCCGAGACTAATTATTGGTACTGGCGGTTTTGTTTGTGGGCCAGTATTGGCAGCCGCTTTTTTTAGAAGAATACCTATAATTATTCATGAGCAGAATGTTGAGCCGGGAATTACCAATCGATTACTGAGTCATATTGCAAAGGAAATATGGATGACATTTAACGAAAGTGCCTCTTTTTTTCCTAAAGGCAAAAAAAAAGTGCTAACTGGCATGCCTTTAAGGGCCTCCTTTCAGAAGGACTCAATGACTAAGAAAAAAGCAAAAGCGCATTTTAAGTTTGCGGAAAATGATAAAGTGCTACTCGTTACAGGAGGGAGTCAAGGATCAAGAGTCATTAATAGGAATATAATGGAATCCTATAAGAATATTATAGAGATTTTAGGCTATAAGATTATTCATATTACTGGTCCATCTTTATATGATGAGGTGGTCAATCAATTTGATGAAACAACTAAAAATTATATAAAAGATAATAAACTTATTGTAACAGGGTATATGAATGACATGGATATTGCTTTACAGGCTGTAGATATTGCTATTAGTCGTTCAGGGGCAAGTTTTATTTGTGAGTTAATTTCATTATCTTTATTTAGTATTCAAGTACCATTAAAAACTTCGGCAGGAAATCATCAATTGAAAAATGCCAAGGTTTTAGAGAAAGTTGGACTTGCTAAAGTTATTGAGGAGGATGAATTAATTAAAGACTCTTTCTATTTAGCCCTGACTTCTTTACAGATGGGAGAGATTCATACTATAATTAAAAATAAAGTTGGAATTTTATATGGACAGAGTACAATTGAAATTATTAGAAGGGAATCTGAAAAGTATTTAAGGTGA
- the ftsZ gene encoding cell division protein FtsZ: MIEFEDVSFDNLANIKVIGIGGGGNNAINRMIDSGVQGVDFISINTDSQALKGTLATKKIQIGSKLTKGLGAGANPEIGKAAADESREDLYKLLQGADMIFITAGMGGGTGTGAAPVVAQIAKEVGALTIGVVTKPFSFEGKKRAKQAQEGIEKLSEFVDSLIIVQNDRLLELADKRTPMVQAFKMADDVLRQGVQSISDLIVIPSLINLDFADVRTIMSENGAALMGIGRASGDNRAQEAALAAISSALLDTSIDGAKGILLSIAGGDDLTLFEVNEIASIVTEACDDEVNVIFGASINPELGDDIAVTVIATGFPSDYSKKKKKVDKDSQDEDSDLDDDDQSSEEDEFKFNKLDVAFKIPNFLE, encoded by the coding sequence GTGATAGAATTCGAGGATGTTAGTTTTGATAATTTAGCTAATATTAAAGTTATAGGAATTGGCGGCGGCGGCAACAATGCCATTAATAGAATGATTGATTCAGGCGTTCAAGGGGTGGATTTTATTTCCATTAATACTGACTCGCAAGCTTTAAAAGGAACACTTGCAACTAAAAAGATTCAGATTGGTAGCAAGTTAACTAAAGGTTTAGGAGCCGGAGCTAACCCTGAAATTGGCAAAGCAGCTGCCGATGAAAGCAGAGAGGATTTATACAAGCTTCTGCAGGGAGCTGATATGATTTTTATTACTGCTGGCATGGGTGGTGGTACAGGTACAGGTGCGGCGCCTGTAGTTGCTCAAATTGCTAAAGAAGTAGGAGCACTTACAATTGGTGTTGTTACTAAACCTTTTTCATTTGAGGGAAAGAAAAGAGCTAAACAAGCTCAAGAAGGAATTGAAAAACTGTCAGAATTTGTTGATAGTTTAATTATTGTACAAAATGATCGTCTTCTTGAGTTAGCTGATAAAAGAACGCCGATGGTTCAAGCTTTTAAAATGGCTGATGATGTTTTGAGACAAGGTGTACAAAGTATTTCTGATTTAATTGTCATACCATCCTTAATTAATTTAGACTTTGCTGATGTTAGAACCATTATGAGTGAAAACGGTGCTGCCTTAATGGGTATTGGAAGAGCTTCAGGTGATAACAGAGCCCAAGAGGCTGCTTTAGCTGCTATTTCAAGCGCCCTTCTTGATACGAGCATCGATGGTGCTAAGGGTATTCTCTTAAGTATAGCAGGTGGAGATGATTTAACTTTATTTGAAGTCAATGAAATTGCAAGTATTGTTACTGAAGCTTGTGATGATGAAGTAAATGTAATTTTCGGTGCATCAATTAACCCAGAACTTGGCGACGATATTGCTGTTACTGTAATAGCCACAGGATTCCCTAGCGATTACTCCAAGAAGAAGAAAAAGGTAGATAAAGACAGTCAGGATGAAGATTCAGATTTAGACGATGATGATCAGTCTTCTGAAGAAGATGAATTTAAATTTAATAAATTAGATGTTGCATTTAAAATTCCTAATTTCTTAGAATAG